The proteins below come from a single Panicum hallii strain FIL2 chromosome 7, PHallii_v3.1, whole genome shotgun sequence genomic window:
- the LOC112900299 gene encoding MLP-like protein 423, which yields MASKAELVVEVKSPADKLWAALRDSTELFPKIFPQQYESIETVEGDGKSAGTVRLLKYTEGVPMLTFAKEKLELADDENKVVAYSVVDGELVNFYKNFKITLKVSPAKEGEAGAVVNWSMEFDKANDQVPDPDVIKETATKTFHDLDDYLLKN from the exons ATGGCGTCCAAGGCCGAGCTGGTGGTGGAGGTGAAGTCCCCGGCGGACAAGCTGTGGGCGGCGCTGCGCGACTCCACGGAGCTGTTCCCCAAGATCTTCCCCCAGCAGTACGAGAGCATCGAGACCGTCGAGGGCGACGGCAAGTCTGCCGGCACCGTCCGCCTCCTCAAGTACACCGAGG GGGTGCCGATGCTGACGTTCGCCAAGGAGAAGCTGGAGCTGGCGGACGACGAGAACAAGGTGGTGGCGTACAGCGTGGTGGACGGCGAGCTGGTGAACTTCTACAAGAACTTCAAGATCACGCTCAAGGTGTCCCCCGCCAAGGAGGGCGAGGCCGGCGCCGTCGTCAACTGGTCCATGGAGTTCGACAAGGCCAACGACCAGGTGCCCGACCCTGACGTCATCAAGGAGACCGCCACCAAGACGTTCCACGACCTCGACGACTACCTCCTCAAGAACTAG